From the Achromobacter xylosoxidans A8 genome, the window GCTCAACGACCGCGTCAACACGCTGGCCGAAGTGCTCAAGGAGCGCGGTTACGCGACCTTCATGGCGGGCAAGTGGCATTTGGGCGGCAAGCCGGAGCAGTTGCCGGGGGCGCGCGGATTCGAGCGTTCCTTCGCCCTGATCAATCCGGGAGGCAGCCACTGGGACAACAAGGGCTTGCTCGCGGTGCAGCCGCGCACCCGCTTTGTCGAGGACGACAAGACGGTGGCGCGCGACACGGGCGAGTTCTCTTCCAATCTCTATACCGACCGTTTCGTCGATTACATGAAGGCTGCCCAGCAGGCCGGCAAGCCGTTCTTCGGCTATCTGGCGTTCCAGGCCGTGCATGATCCCTTGCACGCGCCCGAGGCCGACATCGCCAAGTACCGGGGCAAGTTCTCGGAGGGCTACGACGTGCACCGCCAGCGGCTGTTCGAGAACATGCAGCGCCTGGGCGTCATCCCCGCCGGCACGCGCATGTCCGCGCCGGCGCCGCTGTTCACGCCCTGGAAGGACCTGGTTTCAGAGGAGCGCGCCCGTCAGGAGCGCGTCATGGAGATCTACGCCGGCATGGTGGACAACCTGGACAGCAATGTCGGACGCGTCATCGACCAGCTCAAGCGCAGCGGCCAGTATGAGAACACGGCGATCTTCTTTTTCTCGGACAACGGTCCTTCAGCCGCGTATATGGATTTCTACCCGGGCAATGCCGATGGCAGCTGGATTGCCAAGGAGTTCGACACCTCGTTCAAGAACATGGGCGCGCCGGGGTCGTTCGCCGGGGTGGGCCCGGGCTGGGCATACGCCAGTTCCGCGCCCTTCAAGCTTTTCAAGCTGGTCATGACCGAAGGCGGCACGATTTCGCCGTTGATCGTCAAGGCTCCCATGGTGGCCAGGCCCGGCGCGATGAATGACGGCTACCTGGGCGTGGAGGACATCTACCCGACGGTGACGGCCATGACGGGCGCGGTGCGCGGCGACTCGCGCCAGGGCGTGCCGCTGGAACCGCTGAAGGGCGAGTCGTTCCTCAAGGTGCTGGACGGCGGCGCGGCGTCGGCGCGCGCGCCGGACTTCGAGCGGGGCGCGGAGCTGTTCGGGAACAAGGAGTACCGGATGGGCAAGTGGAAGCTGAGCTGGCTGCCGGAACCCTTCGGCACCGCCGGCTGGCAGCTCTACGATACCGATGCGGACCGCGGAGAAACCGAAGATCTGGCCGCCAGGCACCCCGAAATCGTCAAGGCGATGGCGGCCAAGTACGAAGCCTGGAGCAAGGCCAATCGCGTCATCCAGTGGGATACGCAGTATCTGGCGGACCAGCTCTTCAACTACTTCGACTGGCGCAAAGGCATGCCGCGCCAGATCGTCGACCAGCACTAGCCGGCCATGTTTCCGAAGAAACGCGCATGGGCCGGGGCGGCGCTGTTGTGCGGGTTTGCGGCGGCGGGGGCGTATCTGCTGCCGGCCGCGGCGCCGCAGGCAGGGCAACTGGGCGATGGCCGCCACGGGCCCGCCGGCATGGTGTGGATTCCGGCTGGCGATTTCCTGATGGGTAGCGACAGCCCGCGCTCGCAGGCCAATGAGCGGCCCGCCCATCCGGTGCGCCTGGCCGGCTTCTGGATCGATCGCGACCATGTGACGAACCGGGATTTCGCCAGGTTCGTGGCTGCGACCGGCTACCTGACTACCGCGGAGCGGACGCCGGACTGGGACACGATCCGCGTGCACCTGCCCGCGGGCACGCCGCGTCCCGCAGGACTGGTGCCAGGCGCGCTGGTGTTCGTGGGCAACAGCAAACCCGTGGACCTGAACGACTACGCGCGCTGGTGGCGTTTCGCGCCGGGCGCCAGTTGGCGCCACCCGCAGGGGCCGGGCTCGGACATCGCCGGCAAGGAAGAACATCCTGTGGTGCAGGTGTCGTACGAGGACGCCCTGGCGTATGCGGCCTGGGCGGGCAAGCGTCTGCCGACCGAGGCCGAATGGGAATACGCGGCCCGTGGCGGCCTGGAACAGGCGGACTTCGCCT encodes:
- a CDS encoding arylsulfatase, with protein sequence MKSFSAIVLAVGMACATSVPAASPPPPNVLIILADDLGYNDIQPFGQDLIQTPALQQLAQEGMRFTNFHVNPTCSPTRAQLLTGVDNHLAGMGAMGEYRIPEMDKHPGNYIGSLNDRVNTLAEVLKERGYATFMAGKWHLGGKPEQLPGARGFERSFALINPGGSHWDNKGLLAVQPRTRFVEDDKTVARDTGEFSSNLYTDRFVDYMKAAQQAGKPFFGYLAFQAVHDPLHAPEADIAKYRGKFSEGYDVHRQRLFENMQRLGVIPAGTRMSAPAPLFTPWKDLVSEERARQERVMEIYAGMVDNLDSNVGRVIDQLKRSGQYENTAIFFFSDNGPSAAYMDFYPGNADGSWIAKEFDTSFKNMGAPGSFAGVGPGWAYASSAPFKLFKLVMTEGGTISPLIVKAPMVARPGAMNDGYLGVEDIYPTVTAMTGAVRGDSRQGVPLEPLKGESFLKVLDGGAASARAPDFERGAELFGNKEYRMGKWKLSWLPEPFGTAGWQLYDTDADRGETEDLAARHPEIVKAMAAKYEAWSKANRVIQWDTQYLADQLFNYFDWRKGMPRQIVDQH
- a CDS encoding formylglycine-generating enzyme family protein encodes the protein MFPKKRAWAGAALLCGFAAAGAYLLPAAAPQAGQLGDGRHGPAGMVWIPAGDFLMGSDSPRSQANERPAHPVRLAGFWIDRDHVTNRDFARFVAATGYLTTAERTPDWDTIRVHLPAGTPRPAGLVPGALVFVGNSKPVDLNDYARWWRFAPGASWRHPQGPGSDIAGKEEHPVVQVSYEDALAYAAWAGKRLPTEAEWEYAARGGLEQADFAWGPDLRPGGRPMARTWDAGLAFPLQSPKVMPGTEPAGSYPANGYGVRDMAGNAWQWVADWYRPDAFRLQSQQRRVRNPGGPAAPYDPAMVRPEAPKRVIRGGSFLCSEDYCEGYRVSARQGQDPYSSASNVGFRLALSAADWQPQRP